The following are encoded in a window of Pseudalgibacter alginicilyticus genomic DNA:
- the msrA gene encoding peptide-methionine (S)-S-oxide reductase MsrA, with product MKHIIPTLLLVLFLSCKNNAQADKKQQAIANASPIEVPLHNGKSKAYFASGCFWCVEAVFESVKGVEEVISGYSGGHTKNPTYDSSNTGKTGHAETVEVIYDSNIISFNSLVDVYFGSQNPTQINGQGPDKGSQYRSIIFYQNDTQKQIILKKKEALEKAINSKVAAEVYPFQKFWKAEAYHQNFEKLNPNHGYIKAVSVPRLNKFKEKFPELLKENH from the coding sequence ATGAAACATATAATTCCCACTTTACTTTTAGTTCTTTTTTTAAGTTGTAAAAACAATGCTCAAGCTGACAAAAAACAGCAAGCCATTGCAAATGCTTCTCCTATTGAGGTTCCTTTACATAACGGCAAATCCAAAGCTTATTTTGCTAGTGGTTGCTTTTGGTGTGTAGAAGCTGTTTTCGAAAGTGTAAAAGGTGTTGAGGAAGTTATTAGTGGTTATTCTGGAGGTCATACAAAAAACCCAACTTATGATTCTAGCAACACTGGAAAGACCGGGCATGCTGAAACGGTTGAAGTCATTTATGATTCTAACATTATTAGTTTTAATAGTTTAGTTGATGTTTATTTTGGCTCACAAAACCCAACACAAATTAACGGTCAAGGCCCTGATAAAGGGTCACAATATCGGTCTATTATTTTTTATCAAAACGATACTCAAAAACAAATTATTTTAAAGAAAAAAGAAGCCTTAGAAAAAGCGATAAATTCAAAAGTAGCCGCAGAAGTTTATCCTTTTCAAAAGTTTTGGAAAGCTGAAGCGTATCATCAAAATTTTGAAAAGTTAAACCCAAATCATGGTTACATAAAAGCGGTTTCCGTTCCTAGGTTAAATAAATTCAAAGAAAAGTTTCCTGAATTATTGAAAGAAAATCACTAA
- a CDS encoding Nif3-like dinuclear metal center hexameric protein, with amino-acid sequence MIVQDVINHLEELAPLAYAEDFDNVGLLVGNKNMKLSGILVTLDTLESVVDEAIKTNCNLIVSFHPIIFKGLKTLTGKNYVERVVIKAIKNDIAIYSMHTALDNAFQGVNNVICEQLELTNKQILIPQSETIKKLITFVPKTDAEKLRMSLFNAGAGNIGNYDDCSFNVEGIGTFNGNENSNPVKGKKGSIHFEEEVQISVTFKKHLEKNILKALFKTHPYEEVAYEITTLENKNQHIGIGMIGQLENAMSEDTFLEYLKVKMKTKCIRHSALLGKPIKKIAVLGGSGSFAINAAKASGADVFITSDLKYHDFFTAENSIVLADIGHYESEQYTKNGLVAFLMKKITNFAVVLSKTNTNPVKYF; translated from the coding sequence ATGATTGTTCAGGATGTTATAAATCATTTAGAAGAACTTGCTCCTTTAGCTTACGCTGAAGATTTTGATAATGTAGGGCTTCTTGTTGGCAATAAAAACATGAAACTTTCAGGCATATTAGTCACTCTAGACACTCTTGAATCTGTTGTTGATGAAGCTATTAAAACGAACTGCAATCTAATAGTGAGCTTCCACCCTATTATTTTCAAGGGTTTAAAAACCCTTACGGGCAAAAATTATGTGGAACGTGTGGTTATAAAAGCCATTAAAAATGATATTGCTATTTATAGTATGCATACAGCTCTGGATAATGCGTTTCAAGGAGTAAACAATGTAATTTGCGAGCAATTAGAACTGACAAACAAACAGATTTTAATCCCACAAAGTGAAACTATAAAAAAGCTAATCACGTTTGTTCCTAAAACTGATGCTGAAAAACTTAGAATGTCATTATTCAATGCTGGAGCTGGAAATATTGGTAATTATGACGATTGCAGTTTTAACGTTGAAGGCATTGGTACATTTAATGGCAATGAGAATTCAAATCCTGTAAAGGGTAAAAAAGGAAGTATCCATTTTGAAGAAGAGGTTCAAATATCAGTGACTTTTAAAAAACATTTAGAAAAAAATATACTAAAAGCCCTTTTTAAAACCCATCCCTATGAAGAAGTTGCCTATGAAATAACAACACTTGAAAATAAAAACCAACATATTGGCATTGGGATGATTGGTCAGCTTGAAAATGCTATGTCTGAAGACACCTTTTTAGAATATCTTAAGGTGAAAATGAAAACAAAATGTATTAGGCATTCAGCATTATTAGGCAAACCCATAAAAAAAATTGCTGTTTTAGGAGGCTCTGGTAGTTTTGCTATTAACGCCGCTAAAGCATCTGGTGCTGATGTGTTTATAACCTCAGATTTAAAATACCATGACTTTTTTACAGCAGAAAACAGCATCGTTTTAGCTGATATTGGACATTATGAAAGCGAGCAATACACAAAAAATGGTTTAGTAGCATTTCTTATGAAAAAAATCACTAATTTTGCAGTCGTTTTATCAAAGACAAATACCAATCCTGTTAAGTATTTTTAA
- the gap gene encoding type I glyceraldehyde-3-phosphate dehydrogenase, producing MIRVAINGFGRIGRRVFRLIQNYRNIEVVAINDLADVKTLSHLLKYDSIHGVFNGHISSDDNDIIVNNKKVALLNKVHPKDIDWKPYNVDFVIEATGKFKLTSDLIHHITNGCKQVILSVPPMEDTIKTIVLGVNDKSLDGTEQIISNASCTTNNAAPMIDIIDSLCGIDQAYITTVHSYTTDQSLHDQPHRDLRRARAAGQSIVPTTTGAAKALTKIFPHLSNVIGGCGIRVPVANGSLTDITCNVKKTVSIQDINNAFKKAAKNQYKNILEYTEDPIVSIDIVGNTHSCIFDAQMTSVIGNMVKIIGWYDNETAYSKRIIDLLCNLSEKKCT from the coding sequence ATGATTCGAGTAGCCATAAACGGTTTTGGAAGAATTGGCAGACGTGTTTTCAGATTAATTCAAAATTATAGAAATATTGAAGTTGTTGCTATAAATGATTTAGCTGATGTTAAAACATTAAGTCACCTACTAAAATACGATAGTATTCATGGTGTTTTTAATGGTCATATTTCTTCTGATGATAATGACATTATTGTAAACAATAAAAAAGTAGCATTACTTAATAAAGTTCATCCTAAAGACATTGACTGGAAACCCTATAATGTAGATTTTGTAATAGAGGCTACAGGTAAATTCAAATTAACTTCAGATTTAATCCACCATATAACAAATGGTTGTAAACAAGTTATTTTAAGTGTTCCTCCTATGGAAGATACAATTAAAACAATTGTATTAGGTGTAAATGATAAAAGTTTAGATGGTACCGAACAAATAATCTCAAATGCCTCATGCACTACTAATAATGCGGCACCAATGATTGATATCATTGATTCACTTTGCGGCATAGATCAAGCCTATATCACAACAGTACACTCCTATACTACCGATCAAAGTTTACACGACCAACCGCACCGAGATTTACGCCGAGCCAGAGCAGCAGGACAATCTATTGTACCCACTACTACGGGAGCAGCCAAAGCGCTTACTAAAATATTTCCACATTTATCAAACGTTATTGGTGGTTGTGGTATTCGGGTTCCTGTTGCAAACGGATCACTTACAGATATTACTTGTAATGTAAAAAAAACAGTAAGTATTCAAGACATTAATAACGCCTTTAAAAAAGCTGCTAAAAATCAATATAAAAATATTTTAGAATATACTGAAGACCCGATTGTATCTATAGATATTGTTGGAAACACTCATTCCTGTATTTTTGATGCACAAATGACTTCCGTAATTGGAAACATGGTAAAAATAATTGGCTGGTATGATAATGAAACAGCGTATTCTAAACGAATAATTGATTTATTATGCAATTTATCGGAAAAAAAGTGTACTTAA
- a CDS encoding zinc ribbon domain-containing protein — MAKKKELTVEERLRALYDLQLIDSRIDEIRNVRGELPLEVRDLEDEVAGLKIRLEKLVSSLEIIDNDIVGKKNLIEEAKALIKKYSEQQKNVRNNREFNSLTKEVEFQELEIQLAEKHIKEFKAQIEQKKEVISETKDKVKERETHLKHKKGELDAILAETEKEEQALISKSEDYKSEIEERLVAAYTRIRKNVKNGLAIVPIERGASGGSFFTIPPQIQVEIASRKKVITDEHSGRILVDAELAEEQKAKMEKMFSKL; from the coding sequence ATGGCAAAAAAGAAAGAACTAACTGTTGAAGAGCGCCTAAGAGCTTTGTATGATTTACAACTTATAGATTCTCGTATTGACGAAATAAGAAATGTCCGTGGAGAACTTCCATTAGAAGTTCGTGATTTAGAAGATGAAGTTGCTGGACTGAAAATAAGATTAGAAAAATTAGTTTCTAGTTTAGAAATTATAGACAATGATATTGTTGGAAAAAAGAATCTTATAGAAGAAGCAAAAGCTTTAATAAAAAAATATAGCGAACAACAAAAAAATGTTAGAAATAACAGAGAGTTTAACTCGCTAACTAAAGAAGTTGAATTTCAAGAATTGGAAATCCAATTGGCTGAAAAACACATCAAAGAATTTAAAGCTCAAATAGAACAGAAAAAAGAGGTTATTTCTGAAACTAAAGATAAAGTTAAAGAACGCGAAACACATTTAAAGCACAAAAAAGGAGAGTTAGATGCTATTTTAGCTGAAACTGAAAAAGAAGAACAAGCTTTAATTTCTAAATCCGAAGATTATAAATCAGAAATTGAAGAGCGTTTAGTTGCTGCTTATACCAGAATCCGTAAGAATGTAAAAAATGGATTAGCCATTGTTCCAATTGAAAGAGGTGCTTCTGGTGGATCTTTTTTTACTATTCCTCCACAAATTCAAGTAGAAATTGCTTCTCGTAAAAAAGTAATTACCGATGAGCACAGTGGAAGAATATTAGTAGATGCAGAACTTGCTGAAGAACAAAAAGCAAAAATGGAAAAAATGTTTTCTAAACTGTAA
- the lpxK gene encoding tetraacyldisaccharide 4'-kinase has product MKLLRKILFPLVPVYYTVTSVRNKLYDLGFKKSKSYDFPVICVGNLSVGGTGKTPMIEYLIKLLKNDYKIATLSRGYKRKSEGFQLADENSTVEILGDEPFQFYTKFGNVIQVAVDANRQAGISKLRILENGVEIVLLDDAFQHRKVNAGFNILLTTYNNIYTNDFVLPTGNLREPKSGAKRANIIVVTKCPETLDISKKTELIKQINPEKHQAVFFSSIAYAEEVISLNAKRTIDTLNNFTLVTGIANPKPLISFLKSKGLSFEHLNFKDHHEFSKEDILKLENKGVIVTTEKDFMRLKHYKSLQSALYYLPITMVIDDSLKFNELIKSFVKNN; this is encoded by the coding sequence GTGAAGCTATTAAGAAAAATATTGTTCCCATTAGTTCCTGTATATTATACGGTAACAAGTGTGCGAAATAAACTGTATGATTTAGGATTTAAAAAATCAAAATCCTATGATTTTCCAGTAATTTGTGTAGGGAATTTGAGTGTAGGTGGTACAGGAAAAACCCCTATGATAGAGTATTTGATTAAGTTACTTAAAAATGATTATAAAATAGCAACATTAAGTAGAGGTTATAAACGAAAATCTGAAGGTTTTCAATTAGCAGATGAAAATTCAACTGTTGAAATTTTAGGTGATGAGCCATTTCAGTTTTATACAAAGTTTGGTAATGTTATTCAAGTAGCAGTTGATGCTAACAGGCAAGCGGGTATTTCAAAATTACGAATATTAGAAAATGGAGTTGAAATTGTATTATTAGACGATGCCTTTCAGCATAGAAAAGTTAACGCAGGTTTTAATATTTTATTGACCACTTATAATAATATATACACTAATGATTTTGTGCTGCCAACAGGTAATTTGCGCGAACCAAAGAGTGGAGCCAAACGTGCAAATATTATTGTGGTTACCAAATGTCCAGAGACTTTAGATATATCAAAAAAAACAGAGCTTATAAAGCAAATAAATCCCGAAAAGCATCAAGCTGTTTTTTTTAGTTCTATTGCTTATGCAGAAGAGGTTATTTCTTTAAATGCTAAAAGAACAATTGATACTTTGAATAATTTTACCTTAGTAACAGGGATTGCCAATCCAAAACCATTAATTAGTTTTTTAAAGAGTAAGGGATTGAGTTTTGAACATTTGAATTTTAAAGACCACCATGAGTTTTCGAAAGAAGATATTCTGAAATTAGAAAATAAAGGTGTTATTGTCACTACTGAAAAAGATTTTATGAGGTTGAAGCATTATAAATCTTTACAGAGCGCATTGTATTATTTACCAATAACCATGGTTATAGATGATAGTTTAAAATTTAATGAATTGATAAAAAGCTTTGTTAAAAACAATTAA
- a CDS encoding ATP-binding protein produces the protein MLIALTVSSQNSVDEDPEILQNTINYHIVEAQNAIEHYKYYQAQKKLDDALDLANKIDYKKSIGVIYAAKGQLYLIIDKPEDAIKSLNKAIEVQRIINDNENLGKSYKIFGDVYYSKKNYYLALDQYTAAKSKFQEEGLNDRLADLLLCEGKIYVALKNNRKARVLFEQSIALSRKLDLSKTLSNGLISHADVYYELGDNDKALFLALEGVQIAKTNNYSEILDDAYLTISKIYESKENFKSSNEYLKAHIKLSDSIISVKRANLSPDMQVKFLMNDQSESIKRQAEDLKKAKDDKDLSTLISILSVALITILSLLTLSLYKNNNIRLKTNNMLHKKNGELIIAKEKAELASKTKANFLSTVTHELRTPLYAVTGLSNMLLDEDPKPEQIQHLKSLKFSGDYLLTFINDILQINKIEANKVDIEPEPFNLKKKINNIVLALNNSAIDNNIKIHFEYDNDLPENFIADQLKISQILINLIGNSIKFTKDGDIWIRVYKINQEGGIYTLRFEVEDNGIGITQEKQEHMFESFSQGSIQINRKYGGTGLGLSIVKGLIEILKGKIYLKSELGKGSTFYFEIPLEYTKEQEKEAIEKKTNYLKKVDELDLSNIKILVVEDNKINQMITKKILTKMQLSCDIVDNGEEAVDMIKTNKYDIILMDIHMPGISGIEATKIVRTFDKELTIFALTAVTIEDKMQEFDEAGFTDIIPKPFKQEEFEKKLFNALTKSKTATA, from the coding sequence ATGCTAATTGCATTAACAGTTTCATCACAAAACTCCGTGGATGAAGATCCTGAAATCTTGCAAAACACTATTAATTATCATATTGTAGAGGCTCAAAATGCTATTGAACATTATAAATATTACCAAGCTCAAAAAAAGTTAGATGATGCTTTAGACCTTGCTAATAAAATTGATTACAAAAAAAGTATTGGTGTTATTTATGCTGCAAAAGGACAATTATATCTTATTATAGATAAGCCAGAAGATGCTATAAAATCTTTAAACAAAGCTATTGAGGTGCAGCGTATAATAAATGATAATGAAAATCTTGGTAAATCCTATAAAATATTTGGAGATGTTTACTATAGTAAGAAAAATTATTATTTGGCTTTAGACCAATATACTGCCGCAAAATCTAAATTTCAAGAAGAAGGATTAAATGACCGGCTTGCAGATTTACTTTTATGTGAAGGCAAAATTTATGTGGCTCTAAAAAACAACAGAAAAGCCAGAGTTCTTTTTGAGCAATCCATTGCTTTATCAAGAAAATTAGATCTATCAAAAACCTTAAGCAATGGGTTAATTAGTCATGCTGATGTATATTATGAATTGGGAGATAATGACAAAGCACTCTTTTTGGCTTTGGAAGGTGTACAAATTGCCAAAACCAATAATTATTCAGAAATTCTTGATGATGCTTATTTAACTATTAGTAAAATCTACGAGAGCAAAGAAAACTTTAAAAGTTCCAATGAATATTTAAAAGCGCATATAAAACTATCAGACTCAATCATAAGCGTAAAACGTGCCAATTTATCTCCAGATATGCAGGTAAAGTTTTTAATGAATGATCAAAGCGAAAGTATTAAAAGGCAGGCAGAAGACCTAAAAAAAGCTAAAGACGATAAAGATTTAAGTACATTAATTTCAATTTTAAGTGTAGCTTTAATTACCATATTGTCCTTATTAACCTTATCCCTTTATAAAAACAACAACATACGATTAAAAACCAACAACATGCTCCATAAAAAAAACGGAGAACTTATTATTGCCAAAGAAAAAGCTGAATTAGCATCAAAAACTAAGGCTAACTTCCTGTCAACAGTAACACATGAGTTAAGAACACCACTTTATGCTGTAACTGGTTTAAGTAATATGCTTTTAGACGAAGACCCTAAACCAGAGCAAATTCAGCATTTAAAATCGCTTAAGTTTTCAGGTGATTACTTGTTAACATTCATCAATGACATCCTTCAAATTAATAAAATTGAAGCTAATAAAGTAGACATTGAACCTGAACCATTCAATTTAAAAAAGAAAATAAACAATATTGTTTTAGCACTAAACAATTCTGCTATAGACAATAACATAAAAATCCATTTTGAATACGATAATGATTTACCTGAAAACTTTATTGCTGATCAACTAAAGATTTCTCAAATATTAATCAACCTTATTGGAAACTCTATTAAGTTTACAAAAGATGGTGATATTTGGATTAGAGTTTATAAAATAAATCAAGAAGGAGGTATTTACACCCTACGTTTTGAAGTAGAAGATAACGGTATAGGTATTACTCAAGAAAAACAAGAACATATGTTTGAAAGTTTTTCTCAAGGTTCTATACAAATTAATAGAAAATATGGAGGTACTGGCTTAGGACTTTCTATTGTAAAAGGGCTAATTGAAATACTAAAAGGTAAAATATATCTTAAAAGTGAATTAGGAAAAGGATCAACATTTTATTTTGAAATACCCCTTGAATATACTAAAGAACAAGAAAAAGAAGCTATAGAAAAGAAAACAAATTACCTTAAAAAGGTTGACGAATTAGATTTAAGCAATATTAAAATTTTGGTAGTTGAGGATAATAAAATCAACCAAATGATTACCAAAAAAATCCTTACTAAAATGCAACTTAGTTGTGATATTGTAGACAATGGTGAAGAAGCCGTTGATATGATTAAAACCAACAAATATGACATTATATTAATGGACATTCACATGCCAGGCATTAGTGGTATTGAAGCTACCAAAATTGTAAGAACTTTTGATAAAGAACTGACTATTTTTGCTTTAACAGCCGTTACTATTGAAGACAAAATGCAAGAATTTGATGAAGCTGGTTTTACTGATATTATTCCAAAACCTTTCAAACAAGAAGAGTTTGAGAAAAAACTTTTTAATGCACTAACTAAAAGTAAAACCGCAACAGCTTAA